From a single Planctellipticum variicoloris genomic region:
- the lysA gene encoding diaminopimelate decarboxylase has product MQPFVYRNDELYCEDVPVSRLAAEYGTPLWIYSKAFLRHQLGQIQQAFAAAEPVICYSVKANSNLGILQVMHEAGSSFDVVSGGELYRVKAAGADPTKVVFAGVGKTDEEIRFALENRILMFDVESEAELDAISRIAAELGVVGPIALRLNPDIDAKTHAKTTTGKKGNKFGMDIERFQELADKVLRDPHLELLGIHMHLGSPILTTEPYELAGRKAVEVVQSLRAKGHNIRWLNLGGGFGISYRQNEGPAASVYAEVIVPAAREAGCRLVLEPGRFVVGNSAVLVSRVVFTKREGGKLFVIQDGAMNDLIRPAMYDSFHRLWPVRPQVAMPENVEGEIPGCEKTDVVGPICESSDYFAKDRCLPPLKRGDLLATFSAGAYGMSMSSNYNSRPRAAEILVDGSSVKVIRRRETYADLVAHELPE; this is encoded by the coding sequence ATGCAGCCCTTTGTTTACCGCAACGACGAACTGTACTGCGAAGATGTCCCGGTGTCGCGCCTGGCGGCCGAGTACGGGACGCCGTTGTGGATCTACTCGAAGGCGTTCCTGCGGCATCAACTCGGCCAGATTCAGCAGGCGTTCGCCGCGGCCGAGCCGGTGATCTGCTACTCCGTCAAAGCGAACTCGAATCTCGGCATCCTGCAGGTCATGCACGAGGCCGGGAGCAGCTTCGACGTTGTTTCCGGGGGCGAGCTGTATCGCGTCAAGGCGGCCGGTGCGGATCCGACCAAGGTGGTCTTTGCGGGCGTCGGCAAGACGGACGAGGAGATTCGCTTCGCCCTCGAAAACCGGATTTTGATGTTCGATGTCGAGAGCGAAGCCGAACTGGACGCGATCTCCCGCATCGCCGCCGAGCTGGGCGTCGTGGGGCCGATCGCGCTCCGCCTGAATCCGGATATCGACGCGAAGACGCACGCCAAGACGACGACCGGGAAAAAGGGAAACAAGTTCGGGATGGACATCGAACGGTTTCAGGAGCTGGCGGACAAAGTGCTTCGCGATCCGCATCTGGAGCTGCTCGGCATTCACATGCACCTGGGATCGCCGATTCTCACCACGGAGCCATATGAACTGGCCGGCCGCAAGGCGGTCGAAGTCGTTCAGTCGCTGCGCGCGAAGGGGCACAACATCCGCTGGCTGAATCTTGGCGGAGGCTTCGGGATCAGCTATCGCCAGAACGAAGGGCCGGCGGCGTCGGTCTATGCGGAAGTCATCGTGCCGGCGGCACGGGAGGCGGGCTGCCGGCTGGTTCTCGAACCGGGGCGGTTTGTCGTCGGCAATTCGGCCGTGCTGGTGAGTCGGGTCGTCTTTACGAAGCGAGAAGGGGGCAAACTGTTCGTGATTCAGGACGGGGCCATGAACGATCTGATTCGTCCGGCGATGTACGATTCGTTCCACCGGCTGTGGCCGGTTCGGCCGCAGGTCGCGATGCCGGAAAACGTCGAGGGGGAAATCCCGGGTTGCGAGAAGACCGACGTCGTCGGTCCAATCTGCGAGTCGAGCGATTACTTCGCGAAGGACCGCTGCCTGCCGCCGCTGAAACGCGGGGATCTGCTGGCGACTTTCAGCGCCGGGGCATACGGCATGTCGATGAGCAGCAACTACAATTCCCGGCCGCGCGCTGCGGAGATTCTGGTTGACGGCAGCAGCGTGAAAGTGATCCGCCGCCGCGAAACGTACGCGGATCTCGTGGCCCACGAATTGCCCGAATAG
- a CDS encoding aspartate-semialdehyde dehydrogenase produces the protein MFGTMAVVGATGAVGRIMLRLLEERPELARNYRFLASARSAGSKLTFKGREYTIELLEPKAFAGVDLVVASTPDEVAAEFLPAAVAAGCKVIDESGYFRMKPDVALVIPEINPQDALNAKGIIASPNCSTTQMAMALKPLHDAARVRRVVVSTYQAVSGAGLQGTEDLLEGTRSQLNGDAYEYKAFTSPIAFNAIPQIGGFKEGGYTSEELKMVYETRKILGDESIQVCPTCIRIPVANCHSETILVETERPVSVEEARQLFSNFPGIRVVDDQVAGGYPMPSNCTGSDLVFIGRIRKDLSHPNGLAFWCVSDNLRKGAATNAVQIAELLAKHAG, from the coding sequence GTGTTTGGAACGATGGCGGTGGTCGGGGCGACGGGAGCTGTGGGCCGCATCATGCTGCGGCTTCTCGAAGAGCGGCCGGAACTGGCGCGCAATTACCGGTTTCTGGCGTCCGCCCGCAGCGCCGGCTCCAAACTCACGTTCAAGGGGCGCGAATACACCATTGAGCTGCTGGAGCCGAAGGCTTTCGCCGGAGTCGACCTGGTCGTCGCCAGTACGCCGGACGAAGTTGCGGCGGAATTCCTGCCGGCCGCGGTCGCCGCAGGGTGCAAGGTGATCGACGAATCCGGGTACTTCCGGATGAAGCCCGACGTGGCGCTGGTGATTCCGGAGATCAACCCGCAGGACGCGCTGAATGCGAAGGGAATCATCGCCAGCCCGAACTGTTCGACAACGCAGATGGCGATGGCACTGAAGCCGCTGCACGACGCGGCCCGGGTCCGACGAGTAGTCGTCAGTACGTATCAGGCGGTCAGCGGCGCCGGACTGCAGGGAACGGAGGATCTGCTGGAGGGGACGCGGTCCCAGCTCAACGGCGACGCCTACGAGTACAAGGCTTTTACCTCCCCGATCGCATTCAACGCGATCCCGCAGATCGGCGGCTTCAAGGAGGGGGGCTACACCAGCGAAGAGCTCAAGATGGTCTATGAGACCCGGAAGATTCTGGGAGACGAGTCCATCCAAGTCTGTCCGACGTGCATCCGGATTCCCGTGGCCAACTGCCACAGCGAAACGATTCTGGTCGAGACGGAACGTCCGGTGAGTGTGGAAGAGGCCCGCCAGCTCTTCTCGAATTTCCCCGGCATCCGGGTCGTCGACGATCAGGTTGCCGGCGGATATCCGATGCCGAGCAACTGCACGGGGAGTGATCTGGTCTTCATCGGCCGGATTCGCAAAGACCTGTCGCACCCCAACGGGCTGGCTTTCTGGTGCGTCAGCGACAATCTCCGCAAAGGCGCCGCCACAAACGCCGTGCAGATTGCCGAACTGCTGGCGAAGCACGCCGGCTGA
- a CDS encoding YkgJ family cysteine cluster protein, with amino-acid sequence MLSGSLLPVLETAAPATPCAGCSASCCREYAVPLTANDVARIVADQSLDFWDFVCRWEDRDGLISRGIVPHFRFEDDPENRFVIGLRPVESRQLPGTRMCRFLDEASDSQGCGNSARCSVYESRPVVCRVFPFRWDSNGRVAVQPGVERGAEEVAGRPALCPSRWNLTDEQSEQAAADLEQCREEMAVLRLLAERWNRHPGPWELFPEFLRIVSARLNLVEA; translated from the coding sequence ATGCTGTCCGGATCGTTGCTGCCAGTTCTGGAGACCGCCGCTCCCGCGACACCCTGCGCGGGCTGTTCCGCGAGCTGTTGTCGCGAGTATGCCGTCCCGCTGACGGCCAACGATGTGGCGCGGATTGTGGCCGATCAGTCGCTCGACTTCTGGGATTTCGTCTGTCGCTGGGAAGACCGGGACGGGCTGATTTCCCGCGGGATCGTGCCGCACTTTCGCTTCGAGGACGATCCCGAAAACCGATTCGTGATCGGGCTGAGACCCGTGGAAAGTCGGCAGCTTCCCGGGACGCGGATGTGCCGATTCCTGGACGAGGCGAGCGATTCTCAGGGCTGCGGCAATTCCGCCCGATGTTCCGTTTATGAGTCACGTCCGGTCGTCTGCCGGGTCTTTCCGTTTCGATGGGATTCGAACGGTCGGGTGGCCGTTCAGCCGGGCGTGGAGCGGGGAGCGGAGGAAGTGGCCGGTCGACCGGCTCTCTGCCCGAGTCGCTGGAACCTGACCGACGAGCAAAGTGAGCAGGCTGCAGCGGATCTGGAACAGTGCCGCGAAGAAATGGCAGTCCTCAGGCTTCTGGCGGAGCGCTGGAATCGGCACCCCGGACCCTGGGAGCTGTTCCCGGAATTCCTGCGAATTGTCAGTGCCCGGCTTAACCTGGTCGAGGCCTGA
- a CDS encoding SpoIIE family protein phosphatase: MRRTDAGVASRTKAETTDSMLCHSPFATAQIDKGMVTAANDRFLWLFGLSVEDPANVSIETLLPEWRQLLAGLTSGGAASAVNELLQWTCMCPRGRPAQQCLAHLSMDVSDESMLLTVIDAPEDLDTSNMFREIIDKTSAVVYLKDLAGRYQFVNRQFEELFGVQRQSAVGLTDFDLFPDAMARDFRLNDEQVAMSGLPLNTEEVAPHPDGLHTYMSVKFPLRGPNDSVVAVAGISTDITELERANRETRRLRDELQLVLDSVKDGLIGVDCRGAITFANRAAGGILREPAARLLGGRLTSSFGSQGFSDALQSVLTGAANGTASVDRVSQGLNLPLPVEYTIAALADTGQATRAVVTFRDLSERMARERVEHELLAAHAVQKSLYPHEAPLCPGWDVAGAAFPAALACGDYYDFLCLPGNRLALVIGDVSGHGLGSAVSMVETRAYLRSLLLSGVKLPEAIECLNEFLVVDLPEASFVTLFVAVVDLESRELTYVGAGHPGYCLRADGSRATLPSTATVLGFSTRLTFPESAPLKLSSGDVLVLPTDGIQECLSEDGEFFGVDRLLGLVQADRHRPSAELAISVYQACQQFVGARPQQDDISLVVARVLDQS, translated from the coding sequence ATGCGTCGAACCGATGCGGGAGTCGCGTCGAGGACGAAGGCAGAGACGACGGATTCGATGCTCTGTCACTCACCGTTCGCCACGGCTCAGATCGACAAGGGAATGGTGACTGCGGCTAATGACCGGTTCTTGTGGCTGTTCGGATTGTCGGTCGAGGATCCGGCCAATGTGTCGATCGAGACGCTGTTGCCGGAGTGGCGGCAGCTCCTCGCGGGATTAACTTCCGGCGGGGCGGCCTCCGCCGTCAACGAGTTGCTGCAGTGGACTTGCATGTGTCCGCGCGGTCGACCGGCGCAGCAATGTCTGGCGCATCTGTCGATGGATGTCTCCGACGAGAGCATGCTGCTGACAGTGATCGACGCTCCGGAGGATCTCGATACCAGCAACATGTTTCGAGAGATCATCGACAAAACGTCGGCCGTCGTCTACCTGAAGGATCTCGCGGGAAGGTACCAGTTCGTCAATCGGCAGTTCGAAGAGTTGTTTGGAGTCCAGCGGCAATCCGCCGTTGGACTGACCGATTTTGATCTCTTCCCCGACGCGATGGCCCGCGATTTCCGGCTGAACGACGAACAGGTCGCGATGTCCGGATTGCCATTGAATACGGAAGAAGTGGCGCCGCACCCGGACGGCTTGCATACCTATATGTCCGTGAAGTTTCCCTTGCGCGGACCGAACGATTCCGTGGTGGCCGTCGCGGGAATCTCGACGGACATCACGGAACTCGAGCGGGCGAACCGCGAAACGCGCCGGCTTCGCGACGAGCTGCAGCTTGTCCTGGACTCGGTCAAAGACGGCCTGATCGGCGTGGACTGCCGTGGGGCGATCACATTTGCCAATCGTGCCGCTGGCGGGATTTTGCGGGAACCGGCGGCGCGGCTGCTGGGAGGACGGCTGACCAGCTCGTTCGGCAGCCAGGGGTTCAGCGACGCACTGCAGTCCGTGCTCACTGGGGCGGCGAACGGGACGGCCAGCGTCGATCGCGTGTCTCAGGGATTGAACTTGCCGTTGCCCGTCGAATATACGATCGCTGCGCTGGCTGACACGGGACAGGCCACGCGGGCGGTGGTCACGTTTCGGGATCTGTCGGAACGGATGGCTCGCGAGCGAGTCGAGCACGAACTGCTGGCGGCTCACGCGGTACAGAAGTCGCTCTATCCGCACGAAGCACCCCTGTGTCCCGGGTGGGACGTTGCCGGAGCGGCGTTTCCGGCGGCATTGGCCTGCGGCGACTACTACGATTTTCTGTGTTTGCCGGGGAACCGTCTGGCGCTGGTGATCGGCGACGTCAGCGGTCACGGACTGGGGTCGGCGGTTTCGATGGTGGAGACGCGCGCGTACCTGCGGTCGCTGCTGCTGTCGGGGGTGAAGCTCCCGGAAGCGATCGAATGTCTGAATGAGTTTCTGGTCGTCGATCTGCCGGAGGCTTCGTTCGTGACGCTGTTCGTCGCTGTTGTGGATCTTGAAAGTCGGGAGCTGACCTACGTCGGCGCCGGCCATCCGGGGTATTGCCTGCGCGCGGACGGATCGCGTGCGACGTTGCCGAGCACGGCGACGGTGCTGGGATTCTCCACGCGCCTGACGTTTCCCGAATCGGCTCCGTTGAAGCTGTCTTCCGGCGATGTGCTGGTCCTGCCGACGGACGGCATTCAGGAGTGTCTCTCCGAGGACGGGGAGTTTTTCGGCGTCGATCGATTGCTAGGGCTTGTCCAAGCCGACCGTCACCGTCCGTCGGCGGAACTGGCGATTTCGGTCTATCAGGCCTGCCAGCAGTTCGTCGGCGCGCGGCCTCAGCAGGATGACATTTCGCTGGTGGTCGCGCGGGTTCTGGATCAGTCCTGA
- a CDS encoding triphosphoribosyl-dephospho-CoA synthase, producing MRTGELARRVELACLLEAAARKPGNVHPWAAFDDLGFEDFVRAAEAVAPFLAGTCKLGLGMAILLAVRATRRSVATNANLGIVLLLAPLCAVPEGVRAEDGIGDVLGATTIEDASYVYAAIRQANPGGLGTAGEQDVADVPTCTLTEAMRLAADRDLVARQYAQNFEDAFWLAARLDVASLSNAGRTSTWDSTIIEGFLQMLVRRPDTLIARKCGTEVAGEASRRAEFVLTRGRSGQLTESPAYADFDAWLRGDGHRRNPGATADLMAAALFLVLCEIESAALPPIGQILGWAGVSR from the coding sequence ATGCGAACAGGCGAGCTTGCCCGACGGGTCGAACTGGCGTGTCTGCTGGAAGCGGCGGCGCGGAAGCCGGGCAATGTGCATCCGTGGGCCGCGTTCGACGACTTGGGCTTCGAGGACTTCGTCCGGGCTGCCGAGGCGGTGGCTCCGTTTCTCGCCGGGACTTGCAAGCTCGGTCTCGGCATGGCCATTCTGCTGGCAGTCCGCGCCACGCGGCGATCGGTCGCCACGAACGCCAATCTGGGGATCGTTCTGCTGCTGGCGCCCTTGTGTGCTGTCCCCGAAGGAGTGCGAGCGGAGGATGGAATCGGCGATGTGCTGGGAGCAACGACGATCGAAGACGCGAGCTACGTCTATGCCGCGATTCGGCAGGCGAATCCCGGCGGGCTGGGTACGGCGGGTGAGCAGGACGTGGCCGACGTTCCCACCTGTACGCTGACGGAGGCGATGCGGCTGGCGGCAGACCGCGATCTAGTGGCGCGGCAGTATGCGCAAAACTTTGAAGATGCGTTCTGGCTGGCTGCCCGTTTGGACGTCGCAAGTTTGTCGAACGCCGGGCGGACGTCGACGTGGGACTCCACGATCATCGAGGGATTCCTGCAGATGCTGGTGCGACGGCCCGATACGCTGATCGCGCGGAAGTGCGGGACAGAGGTCGCCGGCGAAGCGTCCCGCCGGGCTGAGTTCGTTCTCACCAGGGGCCGGTCGGGTCAACTGACGGAGAGTCCGGCTTATGCGGACTTCGACGCCTGGTTGCGGGGCGACGGACATCGCCGCAACCCAGGGGCGACGGCGGACCTGATGGCGGCGGCGCTGTTCCTGGTTCTGTGCGAGATCGAGTCGGCCGCGCTGCCGCCGATCGGCCAGATTCTGGGGTGGGCAGGCGTCTCCCGGTAA
- a CDS encoding zinc-dependent alcohol dehydrogenase, translating into MLAGEMYAPGKIRLIEVPEPVLPPSPPAGCSGQIVFQPETTCLCGSDLPYFGGSDEWPIEIGHSLHEMIGTVVATNGDRWRAGDRVLAVPEMQQGLFERFVLDEGRAIEVDRRVPEEQALMAQPLGTAIFALKKLPNMLDRTVAIVGQGPMGQLMNACLRNLGAREVVGIDLLESRLRTSRLMGATATICNATESPVETLKEILGGELPDVVIECVGHGHSPFNLCIDLCRRNGVLLFFGVPGPLVDGLRWRDLFFKNVTVHTSVNPDFQRDFPLAMRWIGEGRIDVGPMITHRFPLAQIQQAFETFRDKVDGACKVLVDFPAKRA; encoded by the coding sequence ATGTTGGCCGGAGAGATGTATGCGCCGGGGAAAATCCGGTTGATTGAAGTGCCGGAACCGGTGCTGCCCCCCTCCCCTCCCGCGGGCTGCAGCGGCCAGATCGTGTTTCAGCCCGAGACCACCTGCCTGTGCGGTTCGGATCTGCCCTACTTCGGCGGCAGCGACGAGTGGCCGATCGAAATCGGCCACTCGCTCCACGAGATGATCGGAACCGTGGTGGCGACAAACGGAGACCGGTGGCGGGCCGGGGATCGCGTGCTGGCCGTTCCGGAAATGCAGCAGGGACTCTTCGAGCGGTTCGTGCTGGACGAAGGACGGGCGATCGAGGTTGACCGGCGCGTGCCGGAGGAGCAGGCGCTGATGGCGCAGCCGCTGGGGACGGCGATCTTCGCGCTCAAGAAGCTGCCGAACATGCTCGACCGAACGGTGGCGATCGTCGGCCAGGGGCCGATGGGGCAGCTCATGAACGCCTGCCTGAGGAACTTGGGGGCTCGGGAAGTCGTCGGGATCGATCTGCTGGAGAGCCGGCTCAGGACCAGCCGGCTGATGGGGGCCACCGCGACGATCTGCAACGCGACGGAGTCGCCTGTCGAGACCCTGAAGGAGATCCTCGGGGGCGAGTTGCCGGATGTGGTGATCGAGTGCGTCGGCCACGGACACAGTCCGTTTAATCTGTGCATCGATCTGTGTCGCAGGAATGGCGTGCTGCTGTTCTTTGGCGTGCCCGGTCCGCTGGTGGACGGACTGCGATGGAGAGATCTGTTTTTTAAGAATGTCACGGTGCATACAAGCGTCAATCCGGACTTCCAGCGGGATTTTCCGCTGGCGATGCGCTGGATCGGCGAAGGTCGCATCGATGTCGGCCCGATGATCACGCATCGGTTTCCGCTGGCGCAGATTCAGCAGGCTTTCGAAACGTTCCGGGATAAGGTCGACGGAGCATGCAAGGTGCTGGTCGACTTTCCCGCGAAGCGCGCCTGA
- the fusA gene encoding elongation factor G — MAVNLSLYRNIGVSAHIDSGKTTLSERILFYCGRIHSIHEVKGKDGVGAVMDHMELEREKGITITSAATQVTWKDYTVNVIDTPGHVDFTVEVERSLRVLDGAILVLCSVGGVQSQSLTVDRQMKRYKVPRIAFINKMDRTGANPDKVITQIREKLNVTPVPLQIPMGREMDFQGVIDLIEQRAVFFDGEDGEVVRYEPIPEQFQAKAAEARQEMLEALSMFSDDLMTALLEEQEIGVEEIRKVVRQATLAHQITPVMMGSAYKNKGVQELLDGVTYFLPSPIDRELTAIDLDKKPPTDGTPTEPNWNRVPLESTPDKPLVCMAFKTVVEQYGQLTYTRLYQGKIVKGDSYINTRTGKRIRFGRLVRMHSNERQDVDSAEAGDIIALVGVDCASGDTFCSEGTNYALESIFVPDAVIRLSIEPVKRDGADRLGKALERFRREDPTFRVMTDEETGQTLIAGMGQLHLDIYVERIKREYGVECIVGQPRVAYRECPTRSVEFNYKHKKQTGGSGQFAHVVGVMEPLPEDAVLPYEFVNEVSGGRIPKEYIAPVDKGFQRALVKGPLCECEVVGVRMRLQDGSYHDVDSSEMAFDICGFDAMREVLGKADLGLLEPIMKLEVEVPDEYQGGVTGHLASKRGVINSSDTGFGIAVINAEVPLSSMFDYANELRSMTQGKGTFTMEFAKYAMLPRGLQAEVVEKRRKEKAERAAAK, encoded by the coding sequence ATGGCAGTCAATCTTTCGCTCTACCGCAATATTGGTGTTTCCGCTCACATCGACTCGGGCAAGACGACCTTGTCGGAGCGTATTCTGTTCTACTGCGGCCGAATCCACAGCATTCACGAAGTGAAGGGCAAGGACGGCGTCGGCGCGGTCATGGACCATATGGAGCTGGAGCGCGAGAAGGGGATTACGATTACCTCGGCCGCCACCCAGGTGACGTGGAAAGACTACACGGTCAACGTGATCGATACGCCGGGTCACGTGGACTTCACGGTGGAAGTGGAGCGCAGCCTGCGCGTGCTGGACGGCGCGATTCTGGTGCTGTGCTCGGTGGGTGGCGTTCAGAGCCAGTCGCTGACGGTGGACCGCCAGATGAAGCGGTACAAAGTGCCCCGGATCGCGTTCATCAACAAGATGGACCGGACGGGAGCGAATCCGGACAAGGTGATCACGCAGATCCGCGAGAAGCTCAACGTCACGCCGGTTCCGCTGCAGATCCCGATGGGTCGCGAGATGGATTTCCAGGGAGTGATCGACCTGATCGAACAGCGCGCCGTGTTCTTCGACGGGGAAGACGGCGAAGTCGTGCGTTACGAGCCGATTCCCGAGCAGTTCCAGGCGAAGGCCGCGGAAGCCCGTCAGGAGATGCTCGAAGCCCTGTCGATGTTCAGCGACGATCTGATGACGGCGCTGCTGGAAGAACAGGAAATTGGCGTCGAGGAGATCCGCAAGGTTGTCCGTCAGGCGACGCTGGCCCATCAGATTACTCCGGTGATGATGGGAAGCGCTTACAAGAACAAGGGCGTGCAGGAGCTGCTCGACGGCGTAACCTATTTCCTGCCGAGCCCCATCGATCGCGAGTTGACCGCCATCGACCTCGACAAGAAGCCGCCGACCGACGGGACGCCGACGGAGCCGAACTGGAACCGCGTGCCACTCGAATCCACCCCGGACAAACCGCTGGTCTGCATGGCGTTTAAGACGGTCGTCGAGCAGTACGGTCAGCTCACGTACACGCGGCTCTACCAGGGCAAGATCGTCAAGGGAGACAGTTACATCAACACCCGTACCGGGAAGCGGATCCGTTTCGGCCGGCTGGTGCGGATGCACTCCAACGAACGTCAGGACGTGGACTCGGCCGAGGCCGGCGACATTATCGCGCTGGTCGGCGTCGACTGTGCGTCGGGCGATACGTTCTGCTCGGAAGGGACGAACTACGCGCTGGAAAGCATCTTCGTGCCGGACGCGGTCATCCGTCTGTCAATCGAGCCCGTCAAGCGCGACGGCGCCGATCGACTGGGGAAGGCGCTGGAGCGCTTCCGCCGGGAAGACCCGACGTTCCGCGTCATGACCGACGAAGAGACCGGTCAGACGCTGATTGCCGGGATGGGCCAGTTGCACCTGGACATCTACGTCGAACGGATCAAGCGCGAGTACGGCGTGGAATGCATCGTCGGTCAGCCGCGGGTTGCATACCGCGAATGCCCGACCCGGTCGGTGGAGTTCAACTATAAGCACAAGAAGCAGACGGGCGGTTCGGGGCAGTTCGCACACGTCGTGGGCGTGATGGAGCCGCTTCCCGAAGACGCCGTGCTGCCGTACGAATTCGTGAACGAAGTCAGCGGCGGTCGGATTCCGAAGGAATACATCGCGCCGGTCGACAAGGGGTTCCAGCGGGCGCTGGTCAAGGGGCCGCTCTGCGAGTGCGAAGTGGTGGGCGTGCGGATGCGTCTGCAGGACGGCAGCTACCACGACGTCGACTCGTCGGAAATGGCATTCGACATCTGCGGCTTCGACGCGATGCGAGAAGTGCTCGGCAAGGCCGACCTCGGATTGCTCGAACCGATCATGAAGCTGGAAGTGGAAGTTCCCGACGAATACCAGGGTGGCGTCACGGGTCACCTGGCCAGCAAGCGGGGCGTGATCAATTCTTCGGATACCGGTTTCGGCATCGCCGTGATCAACGCCGAAGTGCCGCTTTCGAGCATGTTCGACTACGCCAACGAACTGCGGTCGATGACGCAGGGCAAGGGGACGTTCACGATGGAGTTCGCCAAGTACGCCATGCTGCCGCGCGGGCTGCAGGCTGAAGTTGTCGAGAAGCGTCGTAAGGAGAAGGCCGAGCGGGCTGCTGCGAAGTAG